One stretch of Planctomycetota bacterium DNA includes these proteins:
- a CDS encoding 3-hydroxyacyl-ACP dehydratase FabZ family protein, producing the protein MPGPLLADLSRFEPLRPLLDREGVARILPHRDAMALVDGICHNDPREMIAVGWKDVRPDEFWVSGHFPGNPILPGVLLVEAAAQVSLVAYKTGVPEIADRLVVFGGIDGVRFRGVVRPGDRVFIVAKMLEMSRRGARAATQAVVRGKLVYEGQVLAIVT; encoded by the coding sequence ATGCCCGGCCCTCTTCTGGCGGATCTGTCCCGCTTCGAGCCTCTCCGGCCGCTTCTGGACCGCGAGGGGGTCGCCCGCATTCTCCCGCATCGCGACGCGATGGCCCTCGTGGACGGGATCTGTCATAACGATCCCCGCGAGATGATCGCCGTGGGGTGGAAGGACGTCCGGCCGGACGAGTTCTGGGTTTCGGGGCACTTTCCCGGCAACCCGATCCTTCCCGGGGTTCTTCTCGTCGAAGCGGCGGCCCAGGTTTCGCTGGTGGCCTACAAGACGGGCGTCCCGGAGATCGCCGACCGGCTGGTCGTCTTCGGCGGGATCGACGGGGTGCGCTTTCGGGGCGTGGTGCGGCCGGGGGACCGCGTCTTTATCGTGGCCAAGATGCTCGAGATGTCCCGCCGGGGCGCCCGCGCGGCCACTCAGGCCGTCGTGCGCGGAAAGCTCGTCTACGAAGGCCAGGTCCTGGCCATCGTGACGTGA
- a CDS encoding peptidylprolyl isomerase, which yields MAKHAILETERGTITLELFEREAPRTVANFEKLANSGFYNGVSFHRVIADFMIQGGDPTGTGRGGPGYEIECEIHPDRKHVRGALSMAHKGQCRHDPKTGRRLSGRCTGGSQFFITHVATPRLDGVHTVFGQVLSGQDVVDRIVQGDRMLRVEVRTVSGPTPATG from the coding sequence ATGGCCAAACACGCGATTCTGGAAACCGAACGCGGCACGATCACGCTGGAACTCTTCGAGCGGGAGGCCCCCAGAACGGTGGCCAACTTCGAGAAGCTGGCCAACTCCGGCTTCTACAACGGCGTCTCGTTCCACCGCGTCATCGCGGACTTCATGATCCAGGGCGGCGATCCGACCGGCACGGGCCGCGGCGGACCGGGTTACGAGATCGAATGCGAGATCCACCCCGACCGCAAGCACGTCCGCGGCGCCCTTTCGATGGCCCACAAAGGGCAGTGCCGCCACGACCCGAAGACCGGACGGCGGCTGTCCGGCCGCTGCACCGGCGGATCCCAGTTCTTCATCACCCACGTCGCCACGCCCCGCCTCGACGGCGTGCATACGGTCTTCGGGCAGGTCCTCTCGGGTCAGGACGTGGTGGATCGCATCGTCCAGGGAGACCGGATGCTGCGCGTCGAGGTGCGGACCGTCTCCGGGCCTACTCCGGCAACCGGTTGA
- a CDS encoding GDSL-type esterase/lipase family protein: protein MMRAAIGLVLALALQDRWEADIRAFEAQDRAAPPAPGGVVFVGSSSIRLWNLREAFPDLPVLNRGFGGSQMADAARYAERIVIPYKPRVVVVFAGGNDINAGKSPEDVLAAFKDLVGKIHAALPETRVYFISLFPNLKRAAQDPACRRVNELIRAFAKTDSRLGFIDPRPRMENAEGKARPELLREDGLHLNEEGYKIWNEAVGPVIRAALAK from the coding sequence ATGATGAGAGCCGCGATCGGGCTGGTCCTGGCCCTGGCGCTTCAGGACCGATGGGAAGCCGACATCCGCGCGTTCGAGGCGCAGGACCGCGCCGCTCCGCCGGCCCCCGGCGGCGTCGTCTTCGTGGGCAGCTCCTCGATCCGCCTCTGGAATCTCCGCGAGGCGTTTCCCGATCTCCCGGTCCTCAATCGCGGCTTCGGCGGGTCCCAGATGGCCGACGCGGCGCGCTACGCGGAGCGGATCGTGATTCCCTATAAGCCCCGGGTGGTCGTCGTCTTCGCCGGGGGCAACGACATCAACGCCGGGAAATCGCCGGAGGACGTTCTGGCCGCGTTCAAGGACCTCGTGGGCAAGATTCACGCGGCGCTTCCCGAAACGCGCGTTTACTTCATCTCCCTCTTTCCGAATCTTAAGAGGGCCGCCCAGGATCCGGCGTGCCGCCGGGTCAACGAGCTCATCCGCGCGTTCGCGAAGACCGATTCCCGTCTGGGCTTCATCGATCCCCGGCCGCGCATGGAGAACGCCGAGGGCAAGGCCCGGCCGGAGCTGCTGCGGGAGGACGGCCTCCACCTGAACGAAGAGGGCTACAAGATCTGGAACGAAGCGGTGGGACCCGTGATCCGGGCCGCGCTGGCGAAATAG
- a CDS encoding cytochrome c biogenesis protein CcdA, whose translation MFLWTTILAVAAAAPAPQEPGGFARKKPEIRIVAIRPEKSEVRVGETFRVSFEVEIPKGWYIYPTYPTTTGTPTKFVFEAAEPAGKVEEPKPKTKPAEAGLEAYDYHEGTVTFTVPVYLKPGPAPGPFEVKGLVDYQICSAVCIPARTPFSFPIVVAQGEVQPAAGAEDFERRGVWALILLGMTGGLISLVMPCTYPLIPITLTYFLKQAAGSRSHGMVLSGAYSLGIILSFTGLGFLLTILLGAGGAREFAANPWVNVGVGLLFLWFTGSLFGWYEIRLPFGLESRLAGTPRQGVGGAFILGLVFSIVTFTCTIPIAATILTLAAQGHRLSALIAMLAYSATMALPFFVMGIFPGLLREVPRSGGWLGTVKTSMAFVELGLAVFYLSKADQSWEIGVLNRWVVLALYTAVGVGVALYLLRFFRARPGFFRLVSAGLFLALGGVMAYGFTGRRLGLLETIVPPPPIHGTTLPAGLEEAKRRGKPLFVEFTGVT comes from the coding sequence ATGTTTCTTTGGACAACGATTCTGGCTGTTGCCGCGGCGGCGCCGGCGCCGCAGGAGCCGGGAGGCTTCGCGCGAAAGAAGCCCGAAATCCGGATCGTCGCGATCCGTCCCGAGAAGAGCGAAGTCCGCGTGGGCGAAACCTTCCGGGTGTCCTTCGAGGTCGAAATCCCCAAGGGATGGTACATCTATCCGACCTATCCCACCACGACCGGAACGCCCACGAAATTCGTTTTCGAAGCGGCCGAGCCGGCGGGCAAGGTGGAGGAACCCAAGCCCAAGACCAAGCCGGCCGAGGCGGGACTGGAGGCGTACGATTACCACGAAGGGACGGTCACGTTCACGGTTCCCGTCTACCTCAAGCCGGGCCCGGCTCCCGGTCCTTTCGAAGTGAAGGGCCTGGTGGACTATCAGATCTGCTCGGCGGTCTGCATTCCCGCGCGGACGCCGTTTTCGTTCCCCATCGTCGTGGCGCAGGGCGAAGTTCAGCCGGCGGCGGGGGCCGAGGACTTCGAGCGCCGGGGCGTCTGGGCGCTGATCCTTCTCGGAATGACGGGTGGCCTGATCTCTCTGGTCATGCCCTGCACGTATCCGCTCATCCCGATCACGCTGACGTACTTTCTCAAGCAGGCGGCCGGATCGCGTTCGCACGGCATGGTCCTTTCCGGAGCGTACTCGCTGGGGATCATCCTGTCTTTTACGGGGCTCGGCTTTCTACTCACGATTCTGCTCGGAGCCGGCGGGGCGCGCGAGTTCGCCGCCAATCCGTGGGTAAACGTGGGCGTGGGGCTTCTGTTCCTCTGGTTCACCGGGTCGCTTTTCGGATGGTACGAGATCCGGCTTCCGTTCGGACTGGAGTCCCGCCTCGCCGGAACGCCGCGGCAGGGCGTGGGCGGAGCCTTCATCCTGGGCCTGGTGTTTTCGATCGTGACCTTCACCTGCACGATTCCGATCGCCGCGACGATCCTCACCTTGGCCGCCCAGGGGCACCGCCTTTCGGCGCTCATTGCGATGCTGGCCTATTCGGCGACGATGGCGCTTCCTTTCTTCGTGATGGGAATCTTTCCCGGGCTGCTCCGGGAGGTGCCCAGGAGCGGGGGCTGGCTGGGGACGGTGAAGACCTCGATGGCGTTCGTGGAACTCGGGCTCGCGGTCTTTTATCTGTCCAAGGCCGATCAGTCCTGGGAGATCGGGGTCCTGAACCGCTGGGTGGTGCTCGCGCTCTATACGGCGGTGGGGGTGGGCGTGGCGCTTTACCTGCTGCGCTTCTTCCGCGCGCGGCCGGGGTTCTTCCGGCTCGTCTCGGCGGGGCTGTTCCTGGCGCTGGGAGGCGTCATGGCCTACGGGTTCACGGGCCGGCGGCTGGGACTGCTGGAAACCATCGTGCCGCCGCCGCCCATCCACGGGACCACGCTTCCGGCCGGACTGGAGGAGGCGAAGCGCCGGGGCAAACCTCTCTTCGTGGAATTCACCGGCGTCACCTGA
- a CDS encoding thioredoxin domain-containing protein encodes MRLSPVMEELAKEYGGKVKIVAANVDDSQETAAHLGVMSIPAIVFFKGGKEVSRIVGAQPKQRFKDEIRKQFGV; translated from the coding sequence GTGCGGCTCTCTCCCGTGATGGAGGAACTGGCCAAGGAGTACGGCGGCAAGGTCAAGATCGTGGCGGCCAACGTGGATGACAGCCAGGAGACCGCCGCTCACCTGGGGGTCATGTCGATTCCCGCGATCGTCTTCTTCAAAGGAGGCAAGGAAGTTTCGCGCATCGTCGGGGCTCAGCCCAAGCAGCGCTTCAAGGACGAGATCCGCAAACAGTTCGGGGTGTAG